The region TACGGCCAGTGGACCGAGCACAGGGCAGACCAGCTCGCCGATCGCAGCGGCGCAGCAGCAACTTTATACAGCGTCGGGTGAAAATGGAGCGCAGCCTACGCAGGATTCATTTCGGGGCAGCGTCGTGGAAGGGAAGTCGACGGGAACGATGATGGACCTGTCGCTCGACGAGGCGATTCAACGCGGTCTTCGCAACAACCTGGGGATCATTCTGCAGTCGTCGACACAGAAGAATGCAGGAGGCCAGCGGCTCGAAGAGTTGCAGGCGTTGCTGCCTACGGTCACCGCCTCTGGCAGCGTCGAGGTACAGCAGATCAACCTCGCAGCCGAAGGCCTGAAATTTCCCGGACTGAACCCGATCATCGGGCCATTCCAGGTCGTGGACTTCAGGGCGTTCCTGACGCAGAACCTGGTAAACGTTTCGGCGCTCCAGAATTACATTGCTGCGAAGCATAACTTTGAAGGGGCAAAGCTGACTGCCGATGACGCTCGTAATCTGGTGGTGTTGACGGTAGGCAACGCCTATCTGCTGTGCGTCGCAGATGCTGCACGCATTGAGGCGGTCAATGCGGAGATGGCGACCTCTAAGGTTTCACTCGATCAGGCGACCGACGCGCACGATGCCGGGACCAGCCCCAAGCTCGATGTGCTACGGGCGAAGGTGGACTATCAGAACGAAGAGCAGCGGTTGATCTCGGCGAAGAACGACTTGGCAAAGGATAAGCTGGCACTGGCACGGACGATCGGCCTGCCGCTTGACCAGGAGTTTCGGTTGACGGATCAGGTTCCGTTCGCCGCGCTTGATCATGTGAATCCCGATACAGCTTTCGCGCAGGCATTGGCCTCTCGTAAAGATCTTGCGGCTTCGGCGGAGCAGGTGAAGGCGGCGCGTGCGGAGAAGACTTCGGCGTGGGCGAGCCAGCTTCCCGTGGCCAGCTTCTCGGGCGATTTCGGCGACCTGGGAACGACGCCGGGGCACTCTCATGGAACCTACTCGGCTACCGGCAAGATCAGCGCGCCGGTTCTGCAGATCGCCAAGACTCGTGGCCAGGAGCAGGTTGCCGACGCTCAATATGAGCAGGCGAAGGCCAGGTTGGCTGATCAGGCGCAGCAAGTGAATGCGGATGTTCGTGACAGCTTGCTGGACATTCAGGCGGCCGAAAAGCTTGTCGAGGCGACGCACTCGAACGTCGAGCTTGCCAACGAGGCCCTGAGCGATGCTCAGCAGCGGTTTCATGCCGGTGTTTCGGATAACCTCGCTGTCTCTCAAGCGCAGTCGCAGACGGAATTAGCCAACGATCAATACATTAGCGCGCTTTATCAGCATAACGTTGCCAAGCTCTCGCTGGCGCGGGCACTGGGCATAGCGCAGACGAATTACAAAGATTATCTCGGAGGGAAGTAGCTTGTCAGACCAAGTGGATCAAAATCACGACGGACAAACCGCGGAGATCAATGGAACAGGTCACCTTAAATCGCACAACGATGCGGGCAGGGGCGGCCGCAGTGGCGACGAGGAGTCTGCGCAGCCTGAGAAGTCGTCGCGCCGAAAATTTATCGTCATCGCGGTGCTGATCTTCCTGGTGGTGGGTGCAGCTTTGTTCTACTGGCACTCCACCTTCACCGAAGATACTGACGATGCCCAGATCGACGGCAATCTCTATCAGGTCAGCTCGCGTGTGACCGGGCAGGTTATCAAGGTCTATGTAGACGATAACCAGAAGGTCCAGCAGGGACAGTTGCTTGCAGAGATTGATCCCAAAGACTACCAGGTGGCTCTGGAGCAGGCGGAGGCAAACCTCGCCAGTGCACAGGCTGCTGCCATTCAGGCCAATGTCAACGTTCCCATTACCAGCACAAGCGTAAGCACGAACCTGAGCACGACGAGCTCTGATGTGCAGGCTGCGCAGGCGTCAGTGGCGCAGGCACAAAAGTCGGAGCAGGCGGCGGAGGCCCGCGTCGACCAGGCAAAGGCCAATGCCTTGAAGGCCAAGCTGGACGTCGAACGTTATACGCCATTGGTCCAGAAGGATGTCATTTCTAAGCAGCAATATGACGCTGCCGTGGCACAGGCTGACGGTACCTCCGCTGCTGTCATTGAAGCCCAGTCGCAGGTGATCGGACAGCAGGAGGCGGTGCGCGAAGCACAGCAGAAGCTGGCGCAGGCACGTTTTTCGGCGAACGAGTCAGTAAAGAATGGTCCGCAGCAGGTGAGGGTGCAGGAGGCGAAGGCCAACGCGGCTCTTGCCGAGGTGCAGCAGGCGCAGGCGAAGGTAGACCAAGCCAAGCTTAACCTGAGCTATACCCACATTACGGCTCCCACGACAGGAATCGTCAATAAGAAGAACGTACAGGTGGGTGCCAACCTTTCGATCGGACAGGACCTGCTGACGATCATTCCCCTGACGGATCTGTGGGTTACAGCGAACTTCAAAGAGACCCAGATTCAACACATGCACCCTGGGCAGGACGTTACGATTGAGGTGGATGCACTGGGCGGACGCAAGTTCCACGGCAAGGTCACTCAGATTGGCGGAGCCACCGGATCGCGCCTGTCTCTGTTCCCGCCAGAGAACGCCACGGGTAACTATGTGAAGGTGGTGCAACGCATTCCAGTTCGCATCGACTTCAATGACCTGCAGAAGGAAAATGGGGATTACGCGCTTCGGCCAGGATTCTCCGTCACTCCTTACGTCTCAGTTAAATAGAGAGAAGAACGGAGCAGAGCAGGTCAACCCCTTCTCGCAA is a window of Edaphobacter dinghuensis DNA encoding:
- a CDS encoding TolC family protein; translation: MSQSMRVRYSRNLVAALAIGLLGLPAWAQQDTSQTTASGPSTGQTSSPIAAAQQQLYTASGENGAQPTQDSFRGSVVEGKSTGTMMDLSLDEAIQRGLRNNLGIILQSSTQKNAGGQRLEELQALLPTVTASGSVEVQQINLAAEGLKFPGLNPIIGPFQVVDFRAFLTQNLVNVSALQNYIAAKHNFEGAKLTADDARNLVVLTVGNAYLLCVADAARIEAVNAEMATSKVSLDQATDAHDAGTSPKLDVLRAKVDYQNEEQRLISAKNDLAKDKLALARTIGLPLDQEFRLTDQVPFAALDHVNPDTAFAQALASRKDLAASAEQVKAARAEKTSAWASQLPVASFSGDFGDLGTTPGHSHGTYSATGKISAPVLQIAKTRGQEQVADAQYEQAKARLADQAQQVNADVRDSLLDIQAAEKLVEATHSNVELANEALSDAQQRFHAGVSDNLAVSQAQSQTELANDQYISALYQHNVAKLSLARALGIAQTNYKDYLGGK
- a CDS encoding HlyD family secretion protein; this translates as MSDQVDQNHDGQTAEINGTGHLKSHNDAGRGGRSGDEESAQPEKSSRRKFIVIAVLIFLVVGAALFYWHSTFTEDTDDAQIDGNLYQVSSRVTGQVIKVYVDDNQKVQQGQLLAEIDPKDYQVALEQAEANLASAQAAAIQANVNVPITSTSVSTNLSTTSSDVQAAQASVAQAQKSEQAAEARVDQAKANALKAKLDVERYTPLVQKDVISKQQYDAAVAQADGTSAAVIEAQSQVIGQQEAVREAQQKLAQARFSANESVKNGPQQVRVQEAKANAALAEVQQAQAKVDQAKLNLSYTHITAPTTGIVNKKNVQVGANLSIGQDLLTIIPLTDLWVTANFKETQIQHMHPGQDVTIEVDALGGRKFHGKVTQIGGATGSRLSLFPPENATGNYVKVVQRIPVRIDFNDLQKENGDYALRPGFSVTPYVSVK